From the genome of Nasonia vitripennis strain AsymCx chromosome 1, Nvit_psr_1.1, whole genome shotgun sequence, one region includes:
- the LOC103316632 gene encoding alpha-latrocrustotoxin-Lt1a-like, translating to MCLQSIHLAIEFGDLAIIDALLALYEDVNIRDPTTGYTLVHMAVECENVEVLKMLLLRKAAINVYSNDSLTPLHLAVRKKSTRMVEFLLDHGANVNPAFNVDDKTPLYMAVELNCPIIVAILLERGASIKHSTIRDVTVFDVARKTNNTHLCLLLLRYADKQLKLAGS from the coding sequence ATGTGTTTACAATCGATCCACTTAGCGATCGAATTCGGTGATTTAGCGATCATCGACGCGTTGTTGGCACTGTACGAGGACGTGAACATCAGAGATCCGACCACGGGCTACACGCTAGTACACATGGCCGTGGAATGTGAGAATGTCGAGGTTCTGAAAATGCTTCTGCTCCGGAAAGCCGCCATCAACGTTTATTCAAACGACAGCCTAACGCCGCTTCACCTAGCAGTGAGGAAGAAATCGACGAGGATGGTCGAGTTTTTACTCGATCACGGAGCTAACGTGAATCCGGCTTTCAATGTCGACGACAAGACGCCGCTCTACATGGCCGTCGAGCTCAACTGCCCAATTATCGTGGCGATCCTGCTGGAAAGAGGAGCGTCGATCAAACACTCGACTATTCGCGACGTCACGGTTTTCGACGTCGCCAGGAAAACTAACAACACGCACTTGTGCCTGCTGCTACTCAGGTACGCCGACAAGCAGCTCAAATTGGCCGGCAGTTGA